One stretch of Emys orbicularis isolate rEmyOrb1 chromosome 7, rEmyOrb1.hap1, whole genome shotgun sequence DNA includes these proteins:
- the PSMD6 gene encoding LOW QUALITY PROTEIN: 26S proteasome non-ATPase regulatory subunit 6 (The sequence of the model RefSeq protein was modified relative to this genomic sequence to represent the inferred CDS: inserted 1 base in 1 codon): protein MPLENLEEXGLPKNPDLRIAQLRFLLSLRPQRPDPAVREELMAAVRRHNMAPYYEALCKPLDWQMDMELLNKMKKANEEELKRLDNELEDAEKILGESEIRDAMMAKAEYLCRIGDKEGALTAFRKTYDKTVALGHRLDIVFYLLRIGLFYMDNDLITRNIEKAKSLIEEGGDWDRRNRLKVYQGLYCVAIRDFKQAAELFLDTVSTFTSYELMDYKTFVTYTVYVSMIALDRPDLREKVIKGAEILEVLHSLPTVRQYLFSLYECRYSVFFQSLAIVEQEMKKDWLFAPHYRYYVREMRIHAYSQLLESYRSLTLGYMAEAFGVGVEFIDQELSRFIAAGRLHCKIDKVNEIVETNRPDSKNWQYQETIKKGDLLLNRVQKLSRVINM from the exons ATGCCGCTGGAGAACCTGGAGG AGGGGCTGCCCAAGAACCCCGACCTGCGCATCGCCCAGCTCCGCTTCCTCCTCAGCCTGCGGCCGCAGCGCCCCGACCCCGCCGTGCGCGAGGAGCTCATGGCGGCCGTGCGGCGCCACA ATATGGCCCCATACTATGAAGCACTCTGCAAGCCGCTTGACTGGCAGATGGACATGGAGCTGTTGAATAAGATGAAAAAGGCGAATGAGGAAGAGTTGAAACGTCTCGACAATGAACTGGAAGATGCTGAAAAGATCTTGGGGGAGAGTGAAATCCGTGATGCAATGATGGCCAAGGCTGAGTACCTGTGCCGAATTGGGGACAAG GAAGGAGCTCTGACTGCTTTTCGTAAGACGTATGACAAAACTGTGGCACTGGGACATCGTCTGGATATTGTGTTCTACCTTCTAAGAATTGGTTTGTTTTACATGGATAATGACCTCATCACACGGAATATTGAAAAGGCAAAAAG TCTAATAGAGGAAGGAGGAGACTGGGACAGGAGAAATCGTCTAAAAGTCTACCAAGGGCTTTACTGCGTAGCTATTCGAGATTTCAAACAAGCAGCAGAACTCTTTCTTGATACAGTTTCAACATTTACATCCTATGAACTTATGGATTACAAAACATTTGTAACATATACTGTCTACGTCAGTATGATTGCATTAGACAGACCTGACCTTAGAGAGAAG GTTATTAAAGGGGCAGAGATTCTGGAAGTGTTGCATAGTTTACCAACTGTACGACAGTATCTCTTTTCACTCTATGAATGTCGTTATTCAGTCTTCTTCCAGTCATTAG CTATTGTAGAGCAAGAGATGAAAAaagattggctgtttgctcctcACTATCGTTATTATGTACGGGAAATGAGAATCCATGCGTACAGCCAACTCCTAGAATCCTACCGGTCACTGACACTAGGGTACATGGCAGAAGCTTTTGGAGTTGGTGTAGAATTCATAGATCA ggagCTTTCAAGATTTATTGCAGCTGGGCGACTGCATTGCAAAATAGACAAAGTTAACGAGATAGTCGAAACTAACAG GCCCGATAGCAAGAACTGGCAGTACCAAGAAACCATCAAGAAAGGAGATTTGCTGCTAAATAGAGTTCAGAAACTTTCCAGAGTAATTAATATGTaa